Proteins from a genomic interval of Sphingobacterium lactis:
- a CDS encoding chloride channel protein, with product MRERLIQKLEQINKWRMQKISNRNFLIVCAFLVGIVGGLAAALLKGMTHFIAALLQDDIEWHFKYSLYLIFPLVGIFLSVLYVRKFMPGKKMEHGITPIIYAISRKSSRISPKNIYSQIITAAITVGSGGSSGLEAPIAFSGSAIGSNIGRLFGLSYKEVTMLLACGAAAGISGAFNSPIAGMIFAIEILLTEFSIPAFIPLLISSALAAVISRILYSEPLFHTAATDWEVKSIFFYILLAGLVGLYSVYFSKISNVVKNWFANIKNPYNKVWFSGISLGIMIFLFPALYGEGYITIQQMLDGHFNAIVKNSLFAEYRELAWVVVCYTVLTLFAKSFASLFTINGGGNGGVFGPSLVMGGLIGFAFAFGVNQTGFIQLNVPNFVMAGMAGALAGIMHAPLTSIFLIAEITGGYTLMVPLMLVSSISYLINRGVMKHSIYTKVLAESGDLISYEDKDRTVLSMMKLRYVLETNFVVLRPTETPLDRQSDIIHSKRNIFPIVDEKGKLVGIIYSERLFSILLGEEDGRDKTFAVLAQKPNDIILENEHMDVVMSKMNKEDVWILPVVNGDDHYLGFISKSSVFNKYRSLLIRQGQYLE from the coding sequence ATGAGAGAACGTTTAATTCAAAAGCTTGAGCAGATCAACAAGTGGCGGATGCAGAAGATTTCCAATCGAAATTTTTTAATCGTCTGCGCGTTTCTTGTGGGGATCGTGGGAGGTTTGGCGGCGGCACTTTTGAAAGGCATGACCCATTTTATTGCAGCCCTGCTTCAGGATGACATCGAGTGGCATTTTAAATATTCCCTCTACCTTATTTTCCCACTGGTGGGTATCTTCCTGAGCGTACTATATGTGCGTAAGTTTATGCCCGGAAAAAAGATGGAACATGGTATTACACCCATTATCTATGCCATTTCCCGGAAATCGAGCCGCATCAGCCCCAAGAATATCTATTCGCAGATCATCACTGCTGCCATCACGGTAGGTTCGGGTGGTTCATCAGGTCTGGAGGCACCCATTGCGTTCAGCGGATCGGCCATCGGATCAAATATCGGGCGTCTGTTCGGCTTGAGCTATAAGGAAGTCACCATGCTGCTCGCCTGTGGTGCAGCTGCGGGTATCTCAGGAGCTTTCAATAGCCCCATCGCGGGCATGATCTTCGCTATTGAAATCCTGCTGACCGAATTTTCCATTCCAGCTTTTATCCCTTTGTTGATATCTTCTGCTTTGGCAGCTGTAATTTCACGGATCCTGTATTCGGAACCACTTTTCCATACGGCAGCAACGGACTGGGAGGTGAAGTCTATATTTTTCTATATCCTGCTGGCTGGTTTGGTCGGATTATATTCGGTTTATTTTTCCAAGATCAGTAATGTGGTGAAAAATTGGTTCGCCAATATCAAGAATCCATATAATAAAGTGTGGTTCAGCGGTATTTCGCTGGGAATTATGATTTTTCTTTTTCCGGCATTGTATGGGGAAGGATATATTACGATCCAACAGATGTTGGATGGCCACTTCAATGCGATCGTTAAAAATTCGCTCTTTGCGGAATATCGCGAACTCGCCTGGGTGGTGGTGTGCTATACCGTTCTTACGCTGTTCGCGAAATCCTTCGCTTCGCTTTTCACCATCAATGGTGGTGGAAACGGTGGGGTATTCGGTCCCAGTCTGGTGATGGGCGGTCTGATCGGTTTTGCTTTTGCCTTCGGGGTAAATCAGACCGGTTTTATCCAATTGAATGTTCCCAATTTTGTGATGGCAGGCATGGCCGGCGCTCTGGCGGGAATTATGCACGCCCCATTGACCAGTATTTTCCTGATAGCCGAGATAACTGGCGGATATACCTTGATGGTGCCTTTGATGCTGGTGTCCTCGATATCCTATCTGATTAACCGCGGGGTCATGAAACACTCCATCTATACCAAGGTACTTGCCGAATCGGGCGACTTGATCTCGTATGAAGATAAGGACCGGACCGTTTTGAGCATGATGAAGCTGCGTTATGTTCTGGAGACCAATTTCGTGGTCCTTAGACCTACGGAAACACCATTGGATCGGCAATCGGATATCATCCATTCCAAGCGGAATATTTTTCCGATCGTTGATGAGAAGGGCAAATTGGTCGGTATCATTTATAGCGAACGGTTATTTTCCATCTTGTTGGGCGAGGAGGATGGCCGGGATAAAACATTTGCGGTGTTGGCACAGAAACCAAATGACATTATTCTGGAAAATGAACACATGGATGTTGTCATGTCAAAAATGAACAAGGAAGATGTGTGGATCCTTCCCGTAGTGAATGGGGATGACCATTACCTTGGATTTATTTCCAAATCATCGGTGTTCAATAAGTATAGGAGCTTATTGATACGGCAAGGGCAATATCTTGAATAA
- the fbp gene encoding class 1 fructose-bisphosphatase, whose translation MSIQTLEQFISAQQMQFPQAKGDFTRLLQAISLAAKIVHREVNKAGLADILGKQGETNVQGEEQQKLDVFADNHFMDALRKVGECCYLASEEHEEGKDLTQQKQYAVGKYMVYFDPLDGSSNIDSNVSVGTIFSIYRRVSTADGMEDRDFEQSGRSQVAAGYVIYGSSTMLVYSTGKGVNGFTLDPSIGEFCLSHPQLQIPEDGRTYSVNESNYNQFSQAIKNYLQFCKEIDPKTKRPYSSRYIGSLVADFHRNMIQGGLFLYPDTYSYPNGKLRLMYECNPLAFIAEQAGGRASTGTMPILDVMPTELHQRVPLIIGSKNMVELVEQYIREFSKAEPTFA comes from the coding sequence ATGAGCATTCAAACCCTAGAGCAGTTTATTTCTGCTCAACAGATGCAATTTCCGCAGGCAAAAGGTGATTTTACCCGATTGCTGCAGGCCATTTCCTTGGCCGCAAAGATCGTTCACCGCGAGGTCAATAAAGCGGGCTTGGCAGATATCCTTGGTAAACAGGGAGAAACCAATGTCCAAGGAGAAGAACAGCAAAAATTGGATGTTTTTGCCGATAACCACTTTATGGATGCACTCCGTAAGGTAGGAGAGTGCTGTTACTTGGCATCTGAAGAACATGAAGAAGGAAAGGACCTGACGCAACAGAAACAATATGCTGTTGGCAAGTACATGGTTTATTTCGATCCATTGGACGGTTCGTCCAATATCGATTCCAATGTATCGGTTGGAACTATCTTCTCCATATACAGACGTGTAAGTACTGCTGATGGGATGGAAGATCGTGATTTTGAACAGAGCGGAAGAAGCCAGGTGGCGGCCGGTTATGTGATTTATGGGTCATCTACCATGCTGGTGTACAGCACGGGAAAAGGAGTCAATGGTTTTACATTGGATCCATCCATTGGTGAGTTCTGCTTATCGCATCCGCAATTGCAGATCCCTGAAGATGGCCGTACGTATTCCGTGAACGAAAGCAATTACAATCAGTTTTCACAAGCGATCAAAAACTATTTGCAGTTCTGCAAAGAAATCGATCCGAAAACGAAGCGTCCATATTCCTCACGGTATATCGGATCTTTGGTAGCTGATTTTCATAGGAACATGATTCAGGGCGGGTTATTCCTATATCCGGATACCTACAGTTATCCGAATGGGAAGCTGCGTTTGATGTACGAGTGCAATCCGTTGGCATTTATCGCTGAGCAGGCCGGTGGTCGTGCGTCAACCGGTACCATGCCGATATTGGATGTGATGCCGACCGAATTGCACCAGCGTGTGCCCCTGATCATCGGGAGCAAGAACATGGTGGAGTTGGTAGAGCAGTATATCCGTGAATTTTCAAAAGCGGAACCAACATTTGCTTAA
- a CDS encoding putative DNA modification/repair radical SAM protein, giving the protein MFGFDDKLKILADAAKYDVSCSSSGGKRKNTNGIGDSSASGICHTYTEDGRCVSLLKILMTNYCIYDCSFCVSRRSNDVQRAAFSVKEVVDLTMNFYRRNYIEGLFLSSGIFKSADYTMERLMQVVKKLRMEERFNGYIHLKAIPGASEGLLKEAGLYVDRMSVNLEIPTEEGLKLVAPEKDHQSVREPLAIVKNEIKAVQRDKKLFKKVPLFVPAGQSTQMVIGATPENDLQIMETANDYYKNFNLKRVYYSGYIPINAQDSTLPQVGTAPPLVRENRLYQTDWLLRFYGFSLHEILNTNHQHLELEIDPKLSWALRNPQYFPIDINTADYQWIIRIPGVGRQSARKIIAARKYGRLKEFQLRKLGIAFNRAKYFMICQDSLVNPGFMYPENIRKALVDPNPKPQLVASVSQLTLF; this is encoded by the coding sequence ATGTTTGGATTTGATGATAAGTTGAAGATTTTAGCGGATGCTGCAAAATACGATGTCAGCTGCAGCTCCAGTGGGGGAAAGCGGAAGAATACCAATGGAATAGGGGATTCTTCGGCGAGTGGTATCTGCCACACCTATACCGAAGATGGTCGATGTGTTTCCCTGTTAAAGATCCTGATGACAAATTATTGCATCTATGATTGCTCTTTCTGTGTGAGCCGACGGAGCAATGATGTGCAACGTGCTGCATTTTCTGTTAAGGAGGTCGTGGATCTGACGATGAATTTCTACCGCAGAAACTATATCGAAGGGTTGTTCTTGAGTTCGGGTATTTTTAAATCTGCAGATTATACGATGGAGCGGTTGATGCAGGTGGTGAAGAAATTACGGATGGAGGAGCGCTTCAATGGGTATATCCATCTCAAAGCTATTCCTGGCGCTAGCGAGGGGCTGTTGAAGGAGGCCGGATTGTATGTGGACCGGATGAGTGTCAACTTGGAGATACCCACCGAGGAAGGCTTGAAATTGGTGGCTCCGGAAAAGGATCATCAATCTGTGCGCGAACCGTTGGCGATTGTGAAGAATGAGATCAAGGCTGTCCAGCGTGATAAAAAGCTGTTCAAAAAAGTTCCGCTGTTTGTGCCCGCCGGACAGAGTACGCAAATGGTTATTGGCGCAACGCCGGAGAACGATCTGCAGATTATGGAAACAGCGAATGACTATTACAAGAACTTTAACCTGAAACGGGTTTATTATTCGGGGTATATTCCCATCAATGCCCAAGACAGTACCCTTCCGCAGGTTGGGACGGCACCACCATTGGTGCGTGAGAACAGACTCTATCAAACCGATTGGCTATTGCGGTTCTATGGTTTCTCGCTCCACGAGATCTTGAATACCAACCATCAGCATCTGGAACTCGAAATAGATCCAAAGTTGTCGTGGGCATTGCGCAATCCACAGTATTTCCCCATTGACATCAATACGGCCGATTACCAATGGATCATCCGCATACCTGGAGTTGGTCGGCAGTCGGCACGCAAGATTATTGCAGCACGGAAATACGGGCGGCTTAAGGAATTTCAGTTGCGCAAGTTGGGGATTGCCTTCAACCGCGCCAAATATTTTATGATCTGTCAGGACAGTCTCGTGAATCCCGGATTTATGTATCCCGAGAACATCCGCAAGGCTTTGGTCGATCCCAATCCAAAACCGCAGTTGGTCGCTTCTGTTTCACAATTAACCTTATTCTGA
- a CDS encoding ATP-dependent DNA ligase — translation MKVLAELINALDSTNKTGSKILAIERFLEDSSELDKYWFLRLFTGKRPRRTVKTALMRQWAMEMSGVPDWLFQESYLAVGDLAETIALIIPPADQSIDKSLDQWMREIIALQEKSEAETKEFIVHAWQHLGQTERFVFNKLLGSSFRIGVSSKTLINAFSKYYDRDANLVAHSLMSDWEPEDSSFADFVRGVHINVSLSSPYPFCLANPLNQDLDSLGDPDNWQVEYKWDGIRGQIIVRDGEIFIWSRGEEMVNEQFPELLESLANVRRDVVIDGEIVPYDGTGVMNFNQLQRRLNRKNISKKMMVEVPIRFIAFDLLELDREDIRHLPLVERRAMLERTLSDIQDDRLMLSEKIIFTDWKELVDTRLNSGDINAEGLMLKDKTSAYQVGRKKGFWWKWKVDPMTIDAVLIYAQRGSGRRSGHYTDYTFAVRDGEQLVTIAKAYSGLNNTEIAEVSKFVRANSLEKFGPVRTVKPELVFELAFEGIALSNRHKSGVALRFPRILRWRRDKLPHEIDSIADVKKLIK, via the coding sequence ATGAAAGTTTTAGCGGAATTAATCAACGCGTTGGATAGTACCAACAAGACGGGCAGCAAGATCCTGGCGATCGAACGGTTCCTGGAGGATTCGTCAGAACTTGATAAATATTGGTTCCTCCGTCTGTTTACCGGAAAGCGACCCCGTCGAACCGTGAAAACCGCACTGATGCGGCAATGGGCCATGGAGATGAGCGGTGTGCCCGACTGGCTTTTCCAGGAAAGCTATCTAGCCGTCGGTGATCTGGCCGAAACCATAGCCCTGATCATTCCGCCAGCAGACCAATCCATCGACAAAAGTCTGGATCAATGGATGCGGGAGATCATTGCCCTTCAGGAAAAATCGGAAGCCGAAACAAAAGAATTCATTGTGCATGCCTGGCAGCATCTCGGACAAACCGAGCGCTTCGTTTTCAACAAACTGCTCGGCAGTAGCTTCCGCATAGGTGTGTCTTCCAAAACATTGATCAATGCCTTTTCGAAATATTACGACCGCGATGCCAATTTGGTCGCCCATAGCCTCATGTCGGATTGGGAACCCGAGGACAGCAGCTTTGCAGACTTCGTGCGTGGAGTACACATCAACGTCAGCCTATCCAGTCCCTACCCCTTTTGCTTAGCGAATCCACTTAACCAGGATCTCGATAGTCTTGGTGACCCGGATAATTGGCAAGTAGAATATAAATGGGATGGTATCCGCGGACAGATCATCGTTCGGGATGGGGAAATCTTTATCTGGTCGCGCGGTGAGGAAATGGTGAACGAGCAGTTCCCCGAACTGCTGGAGAGTTTGGCCAATGTACGTCGGGATGTGGTCATCGATGGAGAAATTGTGCCCTATGACGGTACTGGCGTCATGAATTTCAACCAGTTGCAGCGCAGGTTGAACAGGAAGAACATCAGCAAGAAAATGATGGTCGAGGTTCCCATCCGGTTTATTGCCTTTGACCTGCTGGAGCTGGATCGCGAAGATATTCGGCACCTTCCCCTCGTCGAACGTAGGGCCATGCTCGAACGTACACTTTCGGATATCCAAGATGATCGCTTGATGCTTTCTGAAAAGATTATCTTTACCGATTGGAAGGAGCTGGTCGATACCCGCCTGAACTCCGGAGACATCAATGCCGAAGGATTGATGCTGAAGGATAAAACTTCGGCCTATCAGGTGGGCCGGAAGAAAGGATTTTGGTGGAAATGGAAAGTGGATCCCATGACCATAGATGCCGTGTTGATTTACGCACAGCGCGGGAGTGGCCGACGGAGCGGACATTATACGGATTACACTTTCGCCGTCCGGGATGGCGAACAATTGGTGACCATCGCCAAAGCCTATTCCGGATTGAACAATACAGAAATAGCCGAGGTGAGCAAGTTTGTGCGCGCCAATTCGCTGGAGAAATTCGGCCCCGTGCGCACCGTAAAACCAGAGCTGGTCTTTGAACTCGCCTTTGAGGGTATAGCGTTGAGCAATCGGCACAAATCCGGCGTCGCCCTTCGATTTCCCAGGATACTGCGCTGGCGAAGAGACAAATTACCCCATGAAATCGATTCGATAGCAGACGTCAAGAAACTGATCAAATAA
- a CDS encoding DUF6265 family protein: protein MKLMLSAVAICLANALTAQVKIPEFLVGDWQQEQSKNTEHWDYINTNELKGFTYQQDANGQMQVQEYLQIALKDGKLVLSAQVLGQNKNQIVEFVGAMEGQTLVFRNEQHDFPKEIAYEQLNEKQMRVRIANEQKAHNLVYNRSNTLAQARALDPALTTYDEALAKELGADEYGMKSYFFVVLKTGDSKEQDKTIINEKFKGHMANIKRLVEEGKLIVAGPFQKNEDNYRGLFILNNLHTVEEVKEVLESDPAIHAGILSYSIYKWYGSAALPTYLPNAAKVSKSKF from the coding sequence ATGAAATTAATGTTGAGCGCTGTGGCGATTTGTCTGGCGAATGCCCTGACGGCGCAAGTGAAAATTCCCGAGTTCTTGGTCGGCGACTGGCAACAGGAGCAATCCAAGAATACGGAACACTGGGACTATATCAATACGAATGAGCTGAAAGGCTTTACATACCAACAGGATGCCAATGGGCAGATGCAGGTTCAAGAATACCTGCAGATAGCTCTTAAAGATGGCAAGTTGGTGCTGTCCGCGCAAGTGCTCGGGCAGAATAAAAACCAGATTGTGGAGTTTGTTGGGGCGATGGAGGGGCAAACATTGGTGTTCAGGAATGAGCAGCATGATTTCCCGAAAGAAATTGCCTATGAACAACTGAACGAAAAGCAAATGCGCGTGCGCATTGCGAATGAACAGAAAGCCCATAATTTAGTGTATAATAGGTCTAACACTCTTGCGCAAGCAAGAGCGTTGGACCCTGCACTAACCACATACGATGAAGCCTTGGCCAAGGAACTTGGCGCTGATGAGTATGGTATGAAATCTTATTTCTTTGTCGTTCTGAAAACGGGCGATAGTAAGGAGCAGGACAAGACCATTATCAATGAAAAGTTCAAGGGCCATATGGCAAACATCAAACGGTTGGTCGAAGAAGGAAAGCTGATCGTTGCAGGTCCTTTCCAAAAGAATGAAGATAATTACAGAGGGTTATTTATTTTGAATAACCTGCATACAGTTGAAGAAGTTAAAGAAGTATTGGAGTCCGATCCGGCCATTCATGCGGGTATTTTGTCATATAGCATTTATAAATGGTATGGATCGGCTGCTTTACCAACGTATCTTCCGAACGCTGCAAAAGTGTCCAAATCCAAATTCTAA
- a CDS encoding S46 family peptidase translates to MAAFLTTGTVIIPNAIPDEGMFPLSELSKAGLKKAGLKISEKDIYNPGSIGLVDALVQVSGCSGSFVSPNGLIITNHHCAFSAVQLASTPEHNYLENGFVANSHEQEIEAKGLSIRITDSYEDVSKQVLDAAANLTDPAQRIDAINAKRIALAKEAEAKDPTIKAEVSEMFIGKTYVLFKYKTIEDVRLVYIPRQNIGEFGGETDNWVWPRHTGDFSFLRAYVAPDGKSAKYAKENVPYKPKKHLKVNPNGVNENDFVFILGYPGRTFRHRPAQYIEYQQKYLLPYTSELYDFQNQQMELAGKDDKAMELALATRIKRNANVLKNYRGKLKGLRNIDLVNTKIKEDQELAQFIEKDAALKAQYGTLMSDIDKHYEQVFADAEKELWYNNIYSGIRSLQFASLTNSFKDALLAEKSPAKRKQLFDANVENYKKQLLGLHESYNLAVDKQIAAHMFGQAVNLPANNQLPLLKKHQLSTAEAAAAYSNKVLSSSKLTDFPTFAANQLKDASTFLAYNDELMDLQKELAQEMTPFLATQKSREGNLNKLMADYVAVKEKFQSKSFIPDANSTLRLTFGNIKGYSPVDASYMAPFTTVKGIIEKGNSGLPEFTYPESIKQNWLDKNFGNYLKKDLNDVPVNILYNMDTTGGNSGSPIMNAHGELIGVNFDRAYDATINDFAWNESYSRSIGVDIRYVLWIADKIDNAQFIIKEMGI, encoded by the coding sequence ATGGCTGCTTTCCTGACGACAGGAACGGTTATCATTCCAAATGCCATTCCTGATGAGGGAATGTTTCCCTTAAGTGAATTAAGTAAGGCGGGATTAAAGAAAGCAGGATTAAAAATTTCGGAGAAGGATATCTATAACCCGGGCAGCATCGGTTTAGTGGATGCATTGGTGCAGGTGAGTGGCTGTTCCGGATCCTTTGTATCTCCGAATGGACTTATTATCACCAACCACCACTGTGCATTCTCGGCCGTTCAGCTGGCCTCGACGCCGGAGCACAATTACCTGGAAAATGGATTTGTGGCAAACTCCCACGAGCAGGAGATCGAAGCCAAAGGTCTTAGTATTCGGATTACGGATTCCTATGAGGATGTTTCCAAGCAGGTCCTGGATGCTGCCGCGAACCTGACCGACCCTGCGCAGCGGATCGATGCCATCAACGCAAAGCGAATTGCCCTTGCGAAAGAAGCTGAAGCAAAAGATCCAACCATCAAGGCGGAAGTATCGGAGATGTTCATCGGTAAGACCTATGTCCTATTCAAATACAAAACCATCGAAGATGTGCGATTGGTCTATATTCCAAGACAGAACATCGGCGAATTTGGCGGAGAAACGGACAACTGGGTATGGCCTCGCCATACGGGTGACTTCTCGTTCCTGCGCGCTTATGTAGCTCCTGATGGCAAGTCTGCAAAATATGCGAAAGAGAATGTGCCCTATAAACCAAAGAAACACCTTAAGGTAAATCCGAATGGCGTCAATGAGAACGATTTTGTGTTTATTTTGGGTTATCCAGGTAGGACCTTCCGTCACCGCCCGGCACAATATATCGAGTACCAACAGAAATACCTCCTTCCCTACACCTCCGAACTGTATGATTTCCAAAATCAACAGATGGAATTGGCAGGCAAGGACGATAAAGCGATGGAGTTGGCCTTGGCCACGCGTATCAAACGCAATGCAAACGTCCTGAAAAATTACCGCGGTAAATTGAAAGGGCTTCGCAACATTGACCTGGTAAATACCAAGATCAAGGAAGATCAGGAATTGGCGCAGTTTATCGAAAAGGATGCTGCCCTAAAAGCACAGTACGGAACGTTGATGTCCGATATCGACAAGCATTATGAGCAAGTGTTCGCAGATGCCGAAAAAGAATTGTGGTACAATAACATCTACTCCGGTATCCGCAGCTTACAGTTCGCCAGTTTAACAAACAGTTTCAAAGATGCACTCTTGGCAGAGAAGAGCCCGGCAAAGCGCAAACAGCTGTTCGATGCCAACGTTGAGAACTACAAGAAACAACTTTTAGGCTTACATGAAAGTTATAATTTGGCGGTGGACAAACAGATTGCAGCGCATATGTTCGGACAGGCGGTGAATCTTCCGGCAAACAACCAATTGCCGTTGCTAAAGAAACATCAACTGTCAACTGCAGAGGCAGCAGCTGCCTATAGCAATAAGGTATTGTCGTCTTCCAAATTAACCGATTTCCCGACTTTTGCGGCCAATCAGTTGAAAGATGCATCGACTTTCCTAGCCTACAACGATGAGCTGATGGATCTTCAGAAAGAACTGGCGCAAGAAATGACCCCATTCTTGGCGACACAAAAAAGCAGAGAGGGAAACCTGAATAAGTTAATGGCCGACTATGTGGCGGTTAAGGAAAAATTCCAATCCAAAAGCTTTATTCCAGATGCCAATTCGACCTTGAGGTTAACCTTTGGAAATATCAAGGGATATAGCCCTGTTGATGCAAGCTACATGGCTCCTTTCACTACGGTAAAAGGTATCATTGAAAAAGGCAACTCCGGGCTACCGGAATTTACCTACCCGGAGTCCATCAAGCAAAATTGGCTGGACAAGAATTTTGGGAACTACCTGAAGAAAGATTTGAACGATGTGCCTGTGAACATATTGTACAATATGGATACCACAGGGGGTAACTCGGGCTCTCCTATCATGAATGCGCATGGGGAATTGATCGGGGTCAATTTTGACCGTGCCTACGATGCAACGATTAATGACTTTGCATGGAATGAAAGCTATAGCCGCTCCATTGGTGTCGATATCCGTTATGTATTATGGATTGCGGATAAAATTGACAATGCACAATTCATCATTAAGGAAATGGGTATTTAA
- a CDS encoding ligase-associated DNA damage response exonuclease, with product MLEFRREGIYCPQGNFYIDPWLPVDYAIITHAHSDHARVGMKKYLCQKLTEPILRLRLGSDIQVQAIEYNQPITINNVKVSLHPAGHILGSAQVRMEYKGRIAVASGDYKIQDDGLCTPFEPVRCHEFISESTFGLPVYNWLPVSQINANMANWVQDNKANGITSILIGYALGKAQRIMKALEGVGDLYVHYAIDRVNRAFTDSGIQLPSYQTLDFSNKPKGLEGEIIIVPPSLFGSNMLKGIPRAYTAICSGWMQVRGARRWRSADAGFAISDHADWQGLLTAVKACEAEKVYVTHGFKSEFSRYLNESGVEAEEITTAFGSEEELDETLPKE from the coding sequence ATGCTGGAATTTAGACGTGAAGGAATATATTGCCCTCAGGGAAACTTCTACATTGACCCCTGGCTGCCTGTGGATTATGCGATTATCACGCATGCCCACTCGGATCATGCGCGGGTCGGCATGAAGAAGTACCTGTGCCAGAAACTGACTGAGCCCATTCTGCGGTTGCGGTTGGGATCGGATATTCAGGTTCAGGCGATTGAATACAACCAACCGATAACCATCAACAACGTGAAAGTTTCCTTACATCCGGCGGGCCATATTCTGGGCTCAGCACAGGTCCGCATGGAATATAAGGGTCGAATTGCAGTGGCGTCCGGTGACTATAAAATTCAGGATGATGGGCTCTGCACCCCTTTTGAACCTGTGCGCTGCCATGAGTTTATCTCCGAAAGTACGTTTGGGCTGCCCGTTTACAATTGGCTCCCTGTCTCGCAGATCAATGCCAATATGGCGAACTGGGTGCAGGATAACAAAGCGAATGGCATCACGTCCATCCTGATCGGCTATGCCTTGGGAAAAGCCCAGCGTATCATGAAGGCCTTGGAAGGTGTGGGCGATCTGTACGTGCATTACGCCATTGACCGGGTAAACCGTGCATTCACCGATTCGGGAATCCAACTCCCATCCTACCAGACTCTGGATTTCAGCAATAAACCCAAAGGCTTGGAAGGGGAAATCATTATTGTGCCGCCATCGCTATTCGGTTCCAACATGCTGAAGGGTATCCCTCGTGCCTATACAGCGATCTGTTCGGGTTGGATGCAGGTTCGCGGCGCACGGCGATGGCGTTCGGCCGATGCGGGGTTTGCTATCAGTGACCATGCCGATTGGCAGGGGCTGCTAACCGCCGTGAAGGCTTGCGAAGCAGAAAAAGTGTATGTCACGCATGGATTTAAATCGGAATTTTCCAGATATCTCAATGAATCGGGAGTTGAAGCGGAGGAAATAACCACCGCATTTGGTTCAGAGGAAGAGTTGGACGAAACCTTACCTAAAGAATAA